The Streptomyces phaeolivaceus genome has a window encoding:
- a CDS encoding DUF7848 domain-containing protein, which translates to MRFVPHSIRHEPAKPVTFEAACLTDECGEQSGPQGEQEDAQDWCLRHAGRTGHDLFRRVVTDHARVTRDE; encoded by the coding sequence ATGCGCTTCGTCCCGCACTCCATTCGGCATGAGCCAGCGAAGCCGGTCACCTTTGAAGCGGCCTGCCTCACTGACGAGTGCGGCGAACAGTCGGGACCCCAGGGCGAACAGGAAGACGCGCAGGACTGGTGCCTTCGGCATGCCGGGCGCACTGGCCACGACCTTTTCCGCCGTGTCGTGACTGACCATGCTCGCGTGACTCGGGACGAGTGA
- a CDS encoding helix-turn-helix domain-containing protein yields the protein MSTGLADNVRKLRRTAGLSQEALADEAALSLSTVRKAEQGGHVSMESLAALARALGVSTSALFATEAPQSVLSPQDEANRRNMAELRRALMPAVGLSAPLSEPGEAGELSGIRQGVQDGHALYQADRYTSVARKLPGLLRSSEAAVTALEGEEQQHAMIARAHALLLTGKYLTQVRQYDAAYFALVEAIRLARETGQTQLAATGVVGLCWLLLRQDRFDEAEQLGAQTATEIEPRMSEASPARLAVWGELWLRVSAAAVRNNRLDVAQEARRMARTAGGAMDGEHLDFPSHWGAFGPVTAEAKAVEDLALVGDARGVLRRADDGPLSGKAVRNYGKLSPNNWGRHRLDVAHAHIALGSHQDGMDELMQLRRTSGEWLTHQPMARRVMADVLKTRKRTLTKDMRSMAAHLGVAG from the coding sequence ATGTCTACAGGTCTGGCAGATAACGTCCGTAAGCTCCGGCGCACGGCTGGGCTCTCTCAGGAAGCGCTAGCCGACGAGGCCGCTCTGTCGCTGAGCACGGTCCGCAAAGCTGAGCAAGGCGGACACGTGAGCATGGAGTCCCTTGCTGCCCTTGCTCGCGCGCTGGGCGTCTCGACTTCCGCGCTGTTCGCCACTGAGGCTCCGCAGTCCGTGCTCAGCCCGCAGGACGAAGCGAACCGCCGGAACATGGCAGAGCTGCGACGCGCCCTCATGCCCGCTGTGGGGCTCTCAGCGCCTCTGTCGGAGCCTGGTGAGGCTGGGGAGCTGTCTGGGATCAGGCAGGGCGTGCAGGACGGTCACGCGCTCTATCAGGCGGACCGCTATACGTCCGTGGCGCGGAAGCTTCCTGGCTTGCTCCGTTCGTCCGAAGCTGCGGTAACCGCCCTCGAAGGCGAAGAGCAGCAGCACGCCATGATCGCTCGGGCTCACGCGCTGCTGCTGACCGGTAAATACCTGACCCAGGTTCGCCAGTACGACGCTGCGTACTTCGCGCTGGTCGAGGCTATCCGGCTTGCCCGTGAAACCGGTCAAACTCAGTTGGCGGCAACGGGAGTTGTGGGGCTGTGCTGGCTGCTGCTGCGGCAGGACCGATTCGACGAAGCCGAACAGCTCGGGGCGCAGACGGCAACGGAGATCGAACCGCGCATGTCTGAGGCTTCGCCGGCTCGACTCGCTGTGTGGGGCGAACTCTGGCTGCGAGTCTCAGCGGCTGCTGTGCGGAACAACCGGCTGGACGTGGCCCAGGAAGCGCGCCGCATGGCACGTACCGCCGGGGGCGCCATGGACGGAGAGCATCTCGACTTCCCGTCCCACTGGGGCGCCTTCGGGCCGGTCACGGCTGAGGCGAAGGCTGTCGAGGATCTTGCACTTGTTGGTGATGCGCGTGGTGTGCTTCGTCGCGCTGATGACGGACCGCTCAGCGGCAAGGCTGTCCGCAATTACGGCAAGCTCAGCCCGAACAACTGGGGCCGCCATCGGCTGGACGTCGCCCACGCGCACATTGCCCTGGGGTCCCACCAGGACGGCATGGACGAACTCATGCAGCTACGGCGCACGTCCGGCGAATGGCTGACCCATCAGCCGATGGCCCGGCGCGTGATGGCTGACGTCCTCAAAACCCGTAAGCGGACGCTGACGAAAGACATGCGCAGCATGGCAGCACACCTTGGCGTCGCCGGGTAA
- a CDS encoding SCO4848 family membrane protein: MKLSRPISWFLLAFGIWSWVIWVTFARNLFKDASGLAFEDGSPTAYLWVHLALAITSFILGTAVGVIGFRGLRAREGAPPMPQGEEAETGQSAR; this comes from the coding sequence ATGAAGCTCAGCCGCCCCATTTCTTGGTTCTTGCTCGCCTTCGGCATCTGGTCTTGGGTGATCTGGGTGACCTTCGCGCGGAACCTCTTCAAGGACGCCAGCGGTCTTGCCTTCGAGGACGGCAGTCCGACCGCTTACCTGTGGGTCCACCTAGCGTTGGCCATCACTTCGTTCATCCTAGGCACGGCTGTGGGCGTGATCGGCTTTCGGGGCTTGCGTGCACGTGAAGGAGCCCCGCCCATGCCTCAGGGGGAAGAGGCAGAGACGGGGCAGTCAGCCCGCTGA